The following are encoded together in the Streptomyces tsukubensis genome:
- a CDS encoding GNAT family N-acetyltransferase: MEPVTLVTERLLLRTVGPGDAAAVYAACQDPDIQRWTTIPSPYLREHAEGFTSAIVPAGWREGTAFNFGVFERLPQDGLPDVLGPSDRGEGPLVAMLGIMPRPMGTGEIGFWAVREYRRRGYVAEATRALTHWAFTELGVGRAEWRAEVGNEASRAVAERVGFTIEGVLRAGIIHRGEHRDCVIGSLLPSDVGVPASVPYRSASPTAY; encoded by the coding sequence ATGGAACCCGTCACACTGGTCACGGAACGTCTACTGCTGCGCACGGTGGGTCCCGGCGACGCGGCGGCCGTGTACGCCGCCTGCCAGGACCCCGATATCCAACGCTGGACCACGATCCCTTCCCCTTACCTCCGCGAACATGCGGAAGGGTTCACCTCGGCCATCGTGCCAGCGGGGTGGCGCGAGGGAACGGCCTTCAACTTCGGCGTCTTCGAACGTCTCCCCCAGGACGGCCTCCCCGACGTCCTCGGCCCCTCGGACCGGGGAGAGGGCCCCCTTGTCGCCATGCTCGGGATCATGCCGCGCCCCATGGGCACGGGCGAGATCGGTTTCTGGGCCGTACGGGAGTACCGCCGCCGCGGCTACGTGGCGGAGGCCACGCGGGCTCTCACCCACTGGGCCTTCACCGAGCTGGGCGTCGGACGGGCCGAGTGGCGTGCCGAGGTCGGCAACGAGGCGTCACGGGCCGTCGCCGAACGGGTGGGCTTCACCATCGAGGGCGTACTGCGGGCCGGGATCATTCACCGCGGCGAACACCGCGACTGCGTGATCGGGTCCCTGCTCCCGTCCGATGTGGGCGTACCGGCGTCCGTCCCCTACCGGAGTGCGAGCCCCACGGCGTACTGA
- a CDS encoding winged helix-turn-helix domain-containing protein, whose product MTSLPRPSSAVRPTTAPRPEAELSADEARRIALRAQGFLGAPDRRGGVRGVLRHLGAVQLDTISVLARSHELIPYARLGAVGRKKIESAYWSPAQDAGTPPNPHSFEYWSHAACILPVEEWPHFAFRRRAYRSRPSWHHELLPATYETVLKQLRTEGPLTATELGGAKNGGPWWDWSEAKIAVERALMFGDVVCTRREGWRRVYDLAERAIPAPLLHDDLDDRECARRLVRLAGQSLGVGTRADIADYHRLKAEQVEAVIAESGLVPVAVEGWAKPAWADPEALATVPRGRHRTTLLSPFDSLIWERARTERIFGLTHRLEAYVPKPKRIYGYFAMPVLSGGRLVGRVDPAREGRTLVAKQVSLGGDNASSAGPAKAVRPTAQALVEAASWVGCTDVRVERVAQPELRDALVAETFALLAG is encoded by the coding sequence ATGACGAGTCTGCCGCGCCCCTCCTCCGCCGTGCGCCCCACCACAGCTCCCAGGCCCGAGGCCGAGCTGTCCGCCGACGAGGCCCGCAGGATCGCTCTGCGGGCGCAGGGGTTCCTGGGCGCGCCCGACCGCAGGGGCGGTGTGCGGGGCGTCCTCAGACACTTGGGGGCGGTCCAGCTCGACACGATCTCGGTGCTGGCACGTTCACACGAACTGATTCCGTACGCGCGGCTCGGCGCCGTCGGACGCAAGAAGATCGAGAGCGCCTACTGGAGCCCCGCACAGGACGCGGGCACCCCTCCGAACCCGCACTCCTTCGAGTACTGGTCGCACGCGGCCTGCATCCTGCCGGTGGAGGAATGGCCGCACTTCGCCTTCAGGCGCCGCGCCTACCGGTCCCGCCCGAGCTGGCACCACGAGCTCCTCCCGGCCACCTACGAGACGGTGCTCAAGCAGCTCCGTACGGAAGGCCCTCTCACCGCCACGGAGTTAGGAGGTGCGAAGAACGGCGGCCCTTGGTGGGACTGGTCGGAGGCGAAGATCGCCGTCGAACGGGCGCTGATGTTCGGCGACGTGGTCTGCACCAGGCGAGAAGGATGGCGGCGCGTCTACGACTTGGCGGAGCGCGCCATTCCGGCCCCGCTGCTCCATGACGACCTGGACGACCGGGAGTGCGCGCGCCGCCTGGTACGGCTGGCGGGGCAGTCCCTCGGTGTGGGTACCCGGGCCGACATCGCCGACTATCACCGGCTGAAGGCCGAGCAGGTCGAGGCCGTCATCGCGGAGTCGGGTCTGGTGCCGGTGGCGGTCGAAGGCTGGGCCAAGCCCGCGTGGGCGGACCCCGAAGCGCTGGCGACCGTCCCGCGCGGACGGCACAGGACCACCCTGCTCTCCCCGTTCGACTCGCTGATCTGGGAGCGCGCGAGGACGGAGCGGATCTTCGGCCTGACCCACCGCCTGGAGGCGTACGTCCCCAAGCCCAAGCGGATCTACGGCTACTTCGCCATGCCCGTCCTCTCCGGCGGCCGTCTGGTGGGCCGGGTGGACCCGGCGCGCGAGGGCCGCACGCTGGTGGCCAAACAGGTGTCACTGGGCGGCGACAACGCCTCCTCGGCCGGCCCCGCCAAGGCGGTACGCCCGACGGCCCAGGCTCTGGTGGAGGCCGCGAGCTGGGTGGGCTGCACGGACGTGCGCGTCGAACGGGTCGCCCAACCGGAGCTGAGGGACGCCCTCGTCGCGGAGACCTTCGCACTCCTGGCCGGATAG
- a CDS encoding response regulator yields MTDSFGPMRAEGAADDVIVIGADMEPPRKEPIRVLVVDDHALFRRGLEIVLAAEEDIQVIGEAGDGAEAVDKAADLLPDIVLMDVRMPKRGGIEACTSIKEVAPSAKIIMLTISDEEADLYDAIKAGATGYLLKEISTDEVATAIRAVADGQSQISPSMASKLLTEFKSMIQRTDERRLVPAPRLTDRELEVLKLVATGMNNRDIAKELFISENTVKNHVRNILEKLQLHSRMEAVVYAMREKILEIR; encoded by the coding sequence ATGACGGACAGCTTCGGACCTATGCGGGCCGAGGGAGCCGCCGACGACGTCATCGTCATCGGTGCGGACATGGAGCCGCCGCGCAAGGAACCCATTCGGGTTCTTGTGGTGGACGACCACGCGCTCTTCCGCAGGGGGCTTGAGATCGTGCTCGCCGCCGAGGAGGACATTCAGGTCATCGGTGAGGCGGGCGACGGGGCGGAAGCGGTCGACAAGGCGGCCGACCTGCTTCCTGACATCGTTCTGATGGATGTACGGATGCCCAAACGCGGTGGGATCGAGGCGTGCACCTCGATCAAGGAGGTCGCCCCCAGCGCGAAGATCATCATGCTGACCATCAGCGACGAAGAGGCCGATCTCTACGACGCGATCAAAGCGGGTGCCACCGGTTACCTCCTGAAGGAGATCTCCACCGACGAGGTGGCCACCGCGATCAGGGCGGTGGCGGACGGGCAGTCGCAGATCAGCCCCTCCATGGCCTCGAAGCTCCTCACCGAGTTCAAGTCGATGATCCAGCGCACCGACGAACGCAGGCTCGTCCCCGCGCCGCGGCTGACCGACCGCGAGCTGGAGGTGCTGAAGCTGGTGGCCACGGGCATGAACAACCGGGACATCGCCAAAGAGCTGTTCATCAGCGAGAACACGGTGAAGAACCACGTACGCAACATCCTGGAAAAGCTTCAGCTCCACTCCAGGATGGAGGCGGTCGTCTACGCGATGCGCGAGAAGATCCTGGAGATCCGCTGA
- the hpf gene encoding ribosome hibernation-promoting factor, HPF/YfiA family, whose product MDIVVKGRKTEVPERFRKHVADKLKLEKIQKLDGKVISLDVEVSKEHNPRQADRCDRVEITVRSRGPVIRAEASAADPYAALDLATAKLDARMRKEHDKRHNRRGSGRISAAEVVDHVPEAAQLNGDGSLGAEEPEAVPTKKVGPLEVQGEGPLIVREKTHVADPMSLDQALYEMELVGHDFYLFIDSETKEPSVVYRRHAYDYGVIHLTTDPMVGEASPSAAEAGGALGG is encoded by the coding sequence GTGGACATCGTCGTCAAGGGCCGCAAGACCGAAGTACCTGAGCGGTTCCGTAAGCACGTGGCCGACAAGCTGAAGCTGGAGAAGATCCAGAAGCTCGACGGCAAGGTGATCAGCCTGGACGTCGAGGTGTCCAAGGAGCACAACCCGCGGCAGGCCGACAGGTGCGACCGCGTGGAGATCACCGTCCGTTCGCGCGGCCCGGTGATCCGTGCGGAGGCCTCGGCAGCCGATCCCTACGCGGCGCTCGACCTCGCCACCGCGAAGCTGGACGCGCGGATGCGCAAGGAGCACGACAAGCGGCACAACCGGCGTGGCTCCGGCAGGATCTCCGCGGCGGAGGTCGTGGATCACGTCCCCGAGGCCGCGCAGCTCAACGGCGACGGAAGCCTTGGCGCCGAGGAACCGGAAGCAGTGCCCACCAAGAAGGTGGGGCCGCTGGAGGTCCAGGGCGAAGGCCCCTTGATCGTGCGCGAGAAGACGCACGTGGCAGATCCCATGTCGCTCGATCAGGCGCTCTACGAGATGGAACTCGTCGGACACGATTTCTATCTGTTCATCGATTCCGAGACCAAGGAACCCAGTGTCGTCTACCGGCGGCACGCCTACGACTACGGCGTCATTCACCTCACCACCGACCCCATGGTGGGTGAGGCGTCGCCCTCGGCGGCGGAAGCGGGCGGAGCGCTCGGCGGCTGA
- a CDS encoding ComF family protein, translating to MRRWWQEFADLVLPAECGGCGRPRAALCTGCLSVLRAVRAERVRPDPEPVGLPAVYAAAPYEDAVRAVLLAHKERGALGLAHALGAVLAVSVRAALVGSGGATEGSGGLGGPLLLVPVPSAPGAVRARGHHPVERIARAAAAQLRGAGTPVRVLDVLRQRRSVVDQSGLSSRQRLANLTGALTVAPGGGSLLRSGRAVLVDDLMTTGASLSEAARALCGTDVEGAEGGQRMTVRGEVRAAVVAASPDSFKINRN from the coding sequence ATGCGCCGGTGGTGGCAGGAGTTCGCGGACCTGGTGCTGCCGGCTGAGTGCGGTGGCTGCGGGAGGCCCCGTGCCGCGTTGTGCACCGGTTGTCTGAGTGTCCTGCGAGCCGTGCGGGCGGAGCGGGTGCGCCCCGACCCGGAACCGGTGGGCCTGCCGGCGGTCTACGCGGCAGCGCCGTACGAGGACGCGGTCCGGGCCGTGCTGCTCGCACACAAGGAGCGGGGCGCCCTCGGACTCGCCCATGCGCTCGGCGCCGTACTCGCGGTCAGCGTGCGGGCCGCTCTCGTGGGGAGCGGCGGGGCCACGGAAGGCTCCGGAGGCCTCGGCGGGCCTCTGCTGCTTGTCCCTGTGCCCTCCGCGCCCGGGGCCGTGCGGGCGCGCGGACACCATCCGGTGGAGCGGATCGCCAGGGCGGCCGCCGCTCAGCTGCGCGGGGCCGGTACCCCCGTCCGGGTGCTCGACGTCCTGCGGCAGCGGCGTTCCGTGGTGGACCAGTCGGGGCTCAGTTCCCGGCAGCGACTCGCCAACCTGACGGGGGCGCTGACCGTCGCACCTGGCGGCGGAAGCCTGTTGCGGTCGGGGCGCGCGGTGCTGGTGGATGACTTGATGACGACGGGAGCGTCATTGAGTGAGGCCGCGCGTGCATTATGCGGCACAGATGTGGAAGGAGCTGAGGGAGGACAGAGAATGACCGTGCGGGGCGAGGTCCGAGCGGCGGTCGTGGCTGCTTCTCCGGATTCTTTCAAAATAAACCGGAACTGA
- a CDS encoding LpqB family beta-propeller domain-containing protein, translating into MPDRGDVSPVQASQRADSQVRVFGVAPRAGARPTEILQGFLEALTSADPHFSIARKYLTPDASKQWYPERSTTVLSDGPNTEVDSPARDRSGGKLFSLTGSQVARVDSQHAYRPSESSYRKSVHLTQTEGATGKEWRIDVPPPGVVLGQSDFQRVYWSVNKYYFASRSPSGASSQQGLVADPIYVRKQIDPLTETVKALLAGPTNWLKPVVDSRFPSSTGLKKGTKSLAPDDNNRLTVPLNKRADHVTQRRCTEMAAQLLYTLQDLTSSGVEEVELRRENGSQLCVLDDDGAESVSAHRTAGHPDYQYFLDEKHRLVRMPGNAGRDTGEVPVPGQLGEGEQSLRSAAVSRDESWAAGVSLDGRSMSVGSLDAGGSLEKTEVRSETKSEKDGLSTPSWDGFGDLWVADRDPKNSRLLWLAQGRGEPVEVKNLELGGDERVESVRVSADGVRVALIVESEGKTSLRIGRVEREGSAEEPLVSIVGLRPAAPQLAQVTAMSWAGGSRLVVVGRERGGVQQLRYVQSDGSVPAGGSLPGLTGVTDISASEDDRQPLIAHSADGIVRLPPGASWRTVLKDGTAPVYPG; encoded by the coding sequence ATGCCCGACCGCGGTGACGTATCCCCCGTACAGGCGTCGCAGCGGGCCGACTCGCAGGTCCGTGTCTTCGGTGTCGCGCCCCGTGCGGGCGCGCGTCCCACGGAGATCCTCCAGGGGTTCCTGGAGGCGCTGACCAGCGCGGATCCGCACTTCTCGATCGCCAGGAAATATCTGACGCCCGACGCGTCGAAGCAGTGGTATCCGGAACGTTCGACCACTGTTCTCTCGGACGGGCCCAATACGGAAGTGGATTCGCCGGCCAGGGACCGCAGCGGCGGCAAGCTTTTCTCGCTGACGGGGAGCCAGGTGGCGAGGGTCGACAGCCAGCACGCGTATCGGCCCTCCGAATCGTCCTACCGGAAGTCTGTGCACCTCACACAGACCGAGGGGGCGACCGGCAAGGAGTGGCGGATAGACGTGCCGCCCCCCGGTGTCGTCCTCGGGCAGTCCGATTTCCAGCGTGTCTACTGGTCCGTCAACAAGTACTACTTCGCCTCACGTTCGCCTTCGGGGGCCAGTTCGCAGCAGGGGCTGGTGGCTGATCCGATCTACGTACGCAAGCAGATAGATCCCTTGACGGAGACCGTCAAGGCACTGCTCGCAGGGCCGACGAACTGGCTGAAGCCGGTGGTGGACTCGCGTTTCCCCAGCAGTACGGGGCTGAAGAAGGGGACGAAGTCGCTGGCCCCTGACGACAACAACCGGCTGACCGTGCCGCTGAACAAGCGCGCCGACCACGTGACGCAGCGGCGCTGCACCGAGATGGCCGCGCAACTGCTCTACACCCTCCAGGACCTGACGTCATCGGGTGTCGAGGAGGTGGAGCTCAGGCGGGAGAACGGCTCCCAGCTCTGTGTCCTCGACGACGACGGCGCCGAGAGCGTCTCGGCGCACCGCACGGCGGGCCACCCCGACTATCAGTACTTCCTCGACGAGAAGCACCGGCTGGTACGTATGCCGGGCAACGCGGGCCGCGATACCGGCGAGGTCCCCGTCCCCGGTCAGCTGGGGGAGGGGGAGCAGTCGCTGCGTTCGGCGGCGGTCTCCCGTGACGAGTCGTGGGCGGCGGGAGTGTCGCTGGACGGGCGGTCGATGTCCGTCGGATCGCTGGACGCGGGCGGCTCCCTGGAGAAGACCGAGGTCCGTAGTGAGACCAAGTCGGAGAAGGACGGACTCTCCACGCCCAGCTGGGACGGGTTCGGTGATCTATGGGTGGCCGACCGTGACCCGAAGAACTCCCGGCTGCTCTGGCTCGCCCAGGGCAGGGGCGAGCCGGTCGAGGTGAAGAACCTTGAGCTCGGCGGAGACGAACGCGTCGAATCGGTGCGGGTGTCGGCCGACGGCGTGCGTGTCGCGCTGATCGTGGAGAGCGAGGGGAAGACGTCGCTGCGGATAGGCCGGGTGGAGCGGGAGGGCTCCGCGGAGGAGCCGCTTGTCTCGATCGTCGGGCTGCGCCCCGCGGCTCCGCAGCTCGCCCAGGTCACGGCGATGTCCTGGGCCGGAGGCAGCCGCTTGGTGGTCGTCGGGCGGGAGCGCGGCGGGGTGCAGCAGCTCCGTTACGTACAGAGCGACGGCTCCGTGCCCGCCGGTGGTTCGCTGCCGGGGCTCACGGGCGTGACGGACATCTCCGCCTCCGAGGACGACCGCCAGCCGCTCATCGCGCACTCCGCCGACGGCATCGTGCGGCTGCCTCCGGGCGCCAGCTGGCGGACGGTGCTGAAGGACGGGACCGCGCCGGTCTACCCCGGCTAG